The Phocoena phocoena chromosome 4, mPhoPho1.1, whole genome shotgun sequence genome contains a region encoding:
- the LOC136122060 gene encoding LOW QUALITY PROTEIN: olfactory receptor 5K1-like (The sequence of the model RefSeq protein was modified relative to this genomic sequence to represent the inferred CDS: inserted 1 base in 1 codon), translating into MAKENHTIKHEFILTGFTDYPELKTLLFVVFFAMYLITMVGNLGLVILISKKHHLFTPMYTFLGNPALVDSCCACAITPKMLRNFFSENRTVSLYECMAQFYYLCTVETADCFLLVVMAYDHYMAICSPLQYHTRMSKELCIQMTTGAYIAGNLRSMIHIGLLFRLVFCGSNHIKHFYCDILPLYRLSCVDPYVNELVLFIFSGSIQVFTIGSVLISYLYILFTIFKMKSKEGRVKAFSSCASHFLSVSLFYGSLXFMYIRPNLLEEWDKDIPAAIVFTEVVPLLNPFICSLRNKEVIIVLRKILKKKI; encoded by the exons atggctaaagaaaatCATACTATAAAACATGAGTTTATCCTCACAGGATTTACAGACTACCCAGAGCTGAAGACCCTTCTGTTTGTGGTGTTCTTTGCCATGTATCTGATCACCATGGTGGGGAATCTTGGCCTGGTGATACTGATTTCAAAAAAGCATCATCTTTTCACACCAATGTACACCTTTCTGGGCAACCCCGCTCTCGTGGATTCTTGCTGTGCCTGTGCCATTACTCCTAAGATGTTAAGGAACTTCTTTTCTGAAAACAGAACGGTTTCCCTCTATGAATGCATGGcacaattttattatctttgcaCTGTTGAAACTGCAGACTGCTTTCTTCTGGTGGTAATGGCCTATGATCACTATATGGCCATATGCAGCCCTCTGCAGTACCATACCAGGATGTCAAAGGAACTCTGCATTCAGATGACCACAGGGGCTTACATAGCTGGAAACCTGCGTTCTATGATTCATATAGGGCTTCTATTTAGGTTAGTTTTCTGTGGATCAAATCACATCAAACACTTTTATTGTGATATTCTTCCTTTATATAGGCTCTCCTGTGTTGACCCTTATGTCAATGAACTGGTACTGTTTATCTTTTCAGGCTCAATTCAAGTCTTCACAATAGGTAGTGTCTTAATATCTTATCTCTACATTCTCTTtactattttcaaaatgaaatccaAAGAGGGAAGGGTCAAAGCCTTTTCTAGCTGTGCATCCCACTTTTtgtcagtttcattattttatggaTCTC TTTTCATGTACATTAGACCAAATTTGCTTGAAGAATGGGATAAAGATATACCAGCTGCTATTGTGTTTACAGAAGTAGTTCCTTTACTAAACCCTTTTATTTGTAGCCTGAGAAATAAGGAAGTAATAATTGTTTTGaggaaaattctgaagaaaaaaatttga